A genomic window from Rhodomicrobium lacus includes:
- a CDS encoding cytochrome b — MNFRYGPWARTFHWTIALLVFFMLALGAYMTKGIGPDDPIRGQLYSLHKATGALILFLVLIRLLVRFNNAPPVLDDQPALIRVGSRLNHYALYLMLIAQPLIGIFLSQAADRPVSFYGLFTLPKLIAPQPKPVVENLAAAHQIGAGILVLLIGLHIAGALYHWLIKQDGVMRRMAWW; from the coding sequence ATGAATTTTCGTTACGGGCCGTGGGCCCGCACTTTCCATTGGACCATCGCACTTCTTGTTTTCTTCATGCTCGCGCTTGGCGCGTATATGACGAAGGGCATCGGCCCTGACGATCCGATACGCGGCCAGCTTTACAGCCTTCACAAGGCGACCGGCGCGCTCATTCTTTTTCTGGTGCTGATACGCCTCCTCGTGCGCTTCAACAACGCCCCTCCGGTCCTCGACGATCAGCCGGCGCTGATACGGGTCGGCTCTCGGTTGAACCATTACGCGCTATATCTCATGCTTATCGCGCAGCCTCTGATCGGTATTTTCCTCTCCCAGGCTGCCGACCGGCCGGTGAGCTTCTACGGACTGTTCACGCTTCCCAAACTCATCGCCCCGCAGCCCAAGCCCGTGGTAGAAAACCTCGCCGCCGCGCACCAGATCGGCGCGGGCATCCTCGTTTTACTGATCGGACTGCACATCGCGGGCGCGCTGTATCACTGGCTCATCAAGCAGGACGGTGTCATGCGCCGCATGGCCTGGTGGTAA
- a CDS encoding enoyl-CoA hydratase/isomerase family protein, with translation MTTESPDQTLLLTVDDGIARITINRPEARNAFTFEMYEKLAEACETANADSSVRALIITGAGDKAFSAGTDISLFRAFQKPEDAIGYESFMERVLSAIETCRVPTIAAIAGACTGGGGAIAACCDLRIGTANAKFGIPIARTLGNCLSVANLARLSALIGIARVKHMILTARLIEADEAFTIGLLNEVVPDRAALDARATQLAAEIASFAPLTLRATKEGLRRVQAMKHHVDDQDLILMCYMSEDFREGMAAFLAKRKPDWSGR, from the coding sequence ATGACCACCGAATCCCCGGATCAAACCCTGCTTCTCACCGTCGATGACGGTATCGCCCGAATTACGATCAACCGTCCCGAGGCGCGTAACGCTTTCACGTTCGAGATGTACGAGAAACTCGCGGAAGCGTGCGAGACCGCGAATGCGGATTCGTCGGTTCGGGCGCTGATCATCACGGGCGCGGGCGACAAGGCGTTTTCCGCCGGAACCGACATCTCGCTGTTTCGCGCGTTCCAGAAGCCGGAAGACGCCATCGGCTACGAAAGCTTCATGGAGCGCGTGCTTTCGGCCATCGAAACCTGCCGCGTTCCGACAATCGCAGCCATCGCGGGCGCATGTACCGGAGGCGGCGGCGCTATCGCTGCATGCTGCGATCTGCGCATCGGCACAGCCAACGCGAAGTTCGGCATTCCCATCGCGCGCACGCTCGGAAACTGCCTCTCGGTCGCCAACCTTGCGCGGCTCTCGGCCTTGATCGGCATCGCTCGGGTCAAGCACATGATCCTCACCGCGCGGCTGATCGAGGCGGATGAAGCGTTCACCATCGGCCTTTTGAACGAGGTCGTTCCCGACCGCGCTGCCCTGGATGCGCGCGCGACGCAGCTTGCCGCTGAAATCGCGAGCTTCGCGCCGCTCACGCTTCGCGCTACGAAGGAAGGCTTGCGGCGCGTTCAGGCGATGAAGCATCACGTCGACGATCAGGATCTGATCCTCATGTGCTACATGAGCGAGGACTTTCGCGAAGGGATGGCGGCGTTTCTCGCAAAGCGCAAACCGGACTGGAGCGGCCGGTAG